ATTTGATAACTTCAGGGTCATTGTGTAACACTTAAACTATCCTTTTAAGTCAGGAGTATTTGCCATGGGACATTTTAAGATTTTATTTTTGGATATAGACGGAACGATTTTAAAACCTGATGATACGATTGAAGACTCTACGAAGACAGCTATTAATAATATGAAATGGCAAAACATTGAGGTGGTTTTAGCTACAGGACGTCCGCTCCATGAGATATCGGAGCTTGCAGAGGAACTTCAGATTACTTCATTTATCGGATATAATGGCGCACTGGGAATTTATGAAGGCGAAACGATTTTTGCCGAACCAATGCACCCTGATGATGTAAAATACATTTTGGATGTTGCAGCTGCAAATGACCATGAAGTTGTTTGTTATACGCATGAAAAAAATTACTTGACCAATCTGGAATCAGAATCGGTACAAGCCTTTCTCAAGCAATTCCATTTACGCCAAAATGCAGTTTTCACTGAAAATGCGATCGAAAAAATTCTTGGCATGACGATCATCACTGCTGGAAAAAATGGTGAGTCGCTTTACAGATTCAAGAATGGAATCCATTTGTCCCAGGTGAATGTCGAGGGTATGAAGCATTGCTATGATGTAATTCGTGATCATGTAAATAAAGGGATTGGCGTCGAATTCCTTCTAAAAAAACTGGGGATTAACCGTGAAGCCTCAATTGCCTTTGGAGACGGAATGAATGACAAGGAAATGCTGGCAAGTGCTGGTGAAGGATTCGCGATGGGCAATGCGCATCCTGACCTGTTTCAATATGCAAAACATAAGACAACTGCTGTTACAAACTCGGGGATTTACAATGGTTTAAAATCTCTTGGATTATTATGAAATAAGCCTGTGACATAAAAAATGGAGCCCCTGCCTCAGAGGTTCCATTTTTTATTTGCTTGCTGCCCGTTTTTTTGCGCTTGCCTTTGAAAATTGATCCTCAGGCTGTACAGCAGACTTTTTAATGTTGTCTTTATAGCTCATCCAATAGATCAAAGCTACGAAGACTCCACCTCCAACTGCATTGCCTAAGTAAACGGGAACAAAATTAGTGAAGTACTCCCCCCAGCTATAGTGGCCTGCAAAAATTGCAGCAGGGATGACGAACATGTTTGCGACTACGTGCTGGAATCCGATTGCCACAAACCCCATGATCGGGAACCAGATGGCCAACACCTTCCCCGTCATGTCGGATGCCCCATATGAGAGCCACACCGCTAAACCAACAAGCCAGTTACAACCTATCCCTGAGAAAAAAGCCGCCCAAAAACCAGCATCCAGCTTTGCACCTGCTACCGCGACTGTTTTTTCAAGATAAGGTCCCGTTTCGGTCAAGCCAACAATATGGCCAAAAAAATAGGCTACAAAAAGAGCGCCAACAAAATTGCTCAGAGTAATCCAGAACCAATTTTTCAATAGCATCTTTACTGTTACCTTCTTCGCAAGACTGGCCATTGAAATGGCAGTCATATTACCTGTCAACAGTTCTCCCCCGGCAAGAAGGATTAAAATCAGGCCAAGAGGAAATACCGATGCACCAAGGAATGTTCCAAAAGTTCCCCACTCATGCGGCAGGTTCGCGATTACCCTGATGTCCAAAAGATACCCTATAGCAATAAAAGCCCCGCCCAGGAATCCCAGTGCCAGCATGTTCTTTACAGGCATAGCTGCCTTGTATGTGCCA
This portion of the Mesobacillus sp. S13 genome encodes:
- a CDS encoding HAD family hydrolase is translated as MGHFKILFLDIDGTILKPDDTIEDSTKTAINNMKWQNIEVVLATGRPLHEISELAEELQITSFIGYNGALGIYEGETIFAEPMHPDDVKYILDVAAANDHEVVCYTHEKNYLTNLESESVQAFLKQFHLRQNAVFTENAIEKILGMTIITAGKNGESLYRFKNGIHLSQVNVEGMKHCYDVIRDHVNKGIGVEFLLKKLGINREASIAFGDGMNDKEMLASAGEGFAMGNAHPDLFQYAKHKTTAVTNSGIYNGLKSLGLL
- a CDS encoding formate/nitrite transporter family protein → MAFRKPQEIAQVTIDSGTYKAAMPVKNMLALGFLGGAFIAIGYLLDIRVIANLPHEWGTFGTFLGASVFPLGLILILLAGGELLTGNMTAISMASLAKKVTVKMLLKNWFWITLSNFVGALFVAYFFGHIVGLTETGPYLEKTVAVAGAKLDAGFWAAFFSGIGCNWLVGLAVWLSYGASDMTGKVLAIWFPIMGFVAIGFQHVVANMFVIPAAIFAGHYSWGEYFTNFVPVYLGNAVGGGVFVALIYWMSYKDNIKKSAVQPEDQFSKASAKKRAASK